From a region of the Phaseolus vulgaris cultivar G19833 chromosome 6, P. vulgaris v2.0, whole genome shotgun sequence genome:
- the LOC137831899 gene encoding protein REDUCED CHLOROPLAST COVERAGE 1-like isoform X2, whose amino-acid sequence MPAYDDLLKAFSERNKFGNLPYGFRANTWLVPPAVAQSPSVFPPLPVEDENWGGNGGGLGRDGKFDLIPWAKEFSFIAFMPCKTAEERQIRDRKTFLLHTLFVDVAILRAIRAVKHVMEESDLQSSITENDIIFTDRVGDLSIRVMKDASVVNRKVDSKIDGVETTGINQKDLIQRNLLKGITADENTAAHDITTLGVVVVRYCGYVVAVKVEGGENENVNSSSYQSIELFDQPDGGANALNINCLRLLLNSAQLEKNRPNQMQMPETEELGVSQAFVERLIKESLSKLEEEEPGLDNFIRWELGACWIQHLQDHNTEKDKKPLLDKAKNEMKVEGLGKPFKSLKNNKNKSDLSVKLASENSKSHLACINGEPESALVPSVESKHETAAAENELVLKGLLSEAAFTRLIESGTGLHSKSMQELIDLSQKYYMDVALPKLVADFGSLELSPVDGRTLTDFMHTRGLRMRSLGHVVKLSEKLSHVQSLCIHEMIVRAFKHILQAVIAVVDKEKMAASIAAALNLLLGVPENRESDKSCKIHPLVWKWLEVFLKKRFDWDLSSLNYSDVRKFAILRGLCHKVGIEFVPRDLDMDCPIPFQKSDIVSLVPVHKQAACSSADGRQLLESSKTALDKGKLEDAVSYGTKALARLVAVCGPYHRMTAGAYSLLAVVLYHTGDFNQATIYQQKALDINERELGLDHPDTMKSYGDLAVFYYRLQHTELALKYVKRALYLLHLTCGPSHPNTAATYINVAMMEEGLGNVHVALRYLHKALKCNQRLLGPDHIQTAASYHAIAIALSLMEAYPLSVQHEQTTLQILRAKLGPDDLRTQDAAAWLEYFESKAIEQQEAARNGTQKPDTSIASKGHLSVSDLLDYINPSHDPKGRDIALRKRSQITKMRMESCQNIGSASSDESWKETPRETSDEVILIPGAGVAVDTDLETNSAPDSEQPILEKTSDEKQVSVEILSEAPADGEDGWQPVQRPRSSGSNGQRLKQRRATIGKVYYQKKKVESDIDYTYGKSSDQNSRYYIVKKRTISHGVYADDHSVNISQGTKFGRKVVKAVAYRVKSMSASDKTTVKDSSEIGDKLISSYSQLGSVSSPNDNSTMKTSIVSIGKSPSYKEVAVAPPGTISKLQIYNPQSNIPGFGVGKHEEEDFRIHSNSEPTPEEVKSTLKAKEKNSLSNSLDDSNHTNDSERKQTQFTDSVQENLESAKWVDSVDVEVHETVDNIIMIDAVEDHVDSHKLEVDTSNSDCFELPNHTISQEGEDLRVSVSPSSQGDSQGIPYKKLSASAAPFNPAPGIARAAPVALNATLPSASGAVPPIGPWPVNMNVRHGPATMLPAVTQMCSTPHHVYPSPPPTPNMIQPLPFMYPPYTQPQSIPSTNFPVTSSAFHVNQFTWQCSMNPTASNFGPNAVWPGCHPVEFPLLAPSTKPIPDSILEPQKQCHVSKNSSSAFVLPEGTNNVGGYKKEVQPLESETSEDEVGRVHTESVKENGNPNFHGFENAGDKPNNNIGLSKISRNEKNIDGEKTFSILIRGRRNRKQTLRMPISLLTRPNSSQSFKVIYNRVVRGSDVPKSINLSSGRD is encoded by the exons ATGCCT GCGTATGATGATCTATTAAAAGCATTTTCAGAACGTAACAAG TTTGGGAATCTCCCTTATGGCTTCAGAGCCAACACATGGCTTGTTCCTCCTGCAGTGGCGCAATCACCGTCAGTTTTCCCTCCACTTCCTGTGGAGGATGAAAATTGGGGAGGAAATGGTGGCGGTCTAGGGAGGGATGGGAAATTTGATTTGATTCCTTGGGCAAAGGAGTTTTCATTTATTGCATTTATGCCTTGCAAGACAGCAGAAGAAAGGCAAATCCGTGATAGAAAAACGTTCCTTCTCCACACCTTATTTGTTGATGTAGCCATTTTGAGAGCTATTAGGGCTGTTAAACATGTAATGGAAGAGTCAGATTTACAGAGTTCTATTACagaaaatgatattattttcaCCGACAGAGTAGGTGACTTGAGTATTAGAGTAATGAAGGATGCTTCTGTCGTTAACCGCAAGGTTGATTCGAAAATTGATGGAGTTGAAACTACTGGAATAAATCAAAAGGATCTAATACAGAGAAATCTTCTGAAAGGAATTACTGCTGATGAGAATACCGCAGCCCAT GATATTACCACTTTAGGTGTTGTTGTTGTGAGATATTGTGGTTATGTGGTTGCTGTGAAAGTTGAGGGGGGAGAAAATGAAAATGTCAACTCTTCATCTTATCAAAGTATTGAATTGTTTGATCAACCAGATGGTGGTGCCAATGCACTCAACATTAACTG tTTAAGACTACTTCTCAACTCAGCACAGTTGGAGAAGAATAGACCCAATCAGATGCAAATGCCTGAGACTGAAGAGCTTGGAGTTTCTCAAGCTTTTGTGGAGAGGCTTATTAAAGAAAGCCTTTCTAAACTTGAGGAAGAGGAACCTGGTTTGGACAATTTCATAAGATGGGAACTTGGAGCATGCTGGATACAACATTTGCAAGACCACAATActgaaaaggataaaaaaccGTTGTTGGATAAGGCTAAGAATGAAATGAAGGTTGAGGGGCTAGGGAAACCCTTTAAATCCCtcaagaataataaaaataaatctgatCTTAGTGTGAAACTGGCATCTGAAAACTCCAAATCTCATCTGGCATGTATTAATGGAGAACCTGAAAGTGCTTTGGTGCCCTCGGTAGAATCCAAACATGAaacagcagcagcagaaaatgAGCTTGTGCTAAAGGGTTTGCTATCTGAAGCAGCTTTTACTCGGTTAATAGAATCAGGAACTGGACTTCACAGCAAG TCAATGCAAGAGCTGATTGACTTGTCTCAGAAATATTACATGGATGTTGCTCTCCCAAAGCTG GTTGCAGATTTTGGCTCATTGGAACTCTCTCCTGTGGACGGACGCACCTTAACTGATTTTATGCATACTAGGGGTCTACGTATGCGTTCTCTTGGACATGTT GTCAAGCTTTCTGAAAAACTATCACATGTACAATCACTTTGTATTCATGAGATGATAGTTCGAGCTTTCAAGCATATCCTGCAGGCAGTGATTGCAGTTGTTGACAAGGAGAAAATGGCTGCATCCATTGCTGCTGCATTGAATTTGCTGCTTGGTGTTCCTGAAAACAGAGAGTCAGATAAATCGTGCAAAATCCACCCCCTTGTATGGAAATGGCTAGAGGTATTTCTGAAGAAGCGATTTGATTGGGATCTTAGCAGCTTGAATTACAGTGATGTGAGGAAGTTTGCGATTTTGCGTGGCTTATGTCATAAG GTTGGGATTGAGTTTGTTCCAAGGGATCTTGATATGGATTGTCCAATTCCCTTCCAGAAATCTGATATTGTAAGCTTGGTCCCAGTTCACAAG CAAGCAGCATGCTCATCCGCAGATGGCAGGCAGCTATTAGAGTCATCAAAAACAGCTTTAGACAAGGGAAAGCTAGAAGATGCAGTTTCCTATGGAACAAAG GCTCTTGCCAGACTTGTAGCAGTTTGTGGCCCCTATCATCGGATGACAGCGGGAGCATACAGCTTACTTGCTGTAGTTTTATATCACACTGGAGACTTCAATCAG GCTACAATTTATCAACAAAAAGCTCTGGATATTAATGAGAGAGAGCTGGGTCTGGATCATCCAGATACTATGAAGAGTTATGGGGATCTTGCAGTTTTCTACTACAGACTTCAACATACAGAGCTGGCTCTGAA GTATGTAAAGCGCGctttatatcttctgcatctAACGTGTGGCCCATCTCATCCAAACACTGCTGCAACATACATTAACGTGGCTATGATGGAGGAAGGTCTTGGAAATGTACATGTCGCTCTTAGATATCTTCACAAAGCTCTAAAGTGCAACCAAAGATTACTTGGTCCAGATCATATTCAg ACTGCTGCAAGTTATCATGCAATAGCAATAGCACTCTCATTGATGGAAGCATATCCTTTGAGCGTACAGCATGAGCAAACAACATTGCAAATTCTGCGGGCAAAACTTGGTCCAGATGACTTGCGGACTCAG GATGCTGCTGCTTGGCTTGAGTATTTTGAGTCCAAGGCTATAGAACAACAAGAAGCTGCACGGAATGGTACTCAAAAGCCAGATACATCTATTGCTAGCAAAGGCCATCTAAG TGTGTCAGACTTGCTTGACTACATTAATCCAAGTCATGATCCCAAAGGGAGAGATATTGCACTAAGGAAAAGAAGCCAGATAACTAAG ATGAGGATGGAATCCTGCCAGAACATTGGCTCAGCAAGTTCTGATGAGTCATGGAAAGAAACTCCAAGAGAGACTTCAGATGAAGTAATACTCATACCTGGAGCAGGTGTTGCTGTAGATACTGATCTGGAGACCAACTCAGCACCTGATTCAGAACAGCCCATTTTAGAAAAGACCTCGGATGAAAAACAAGTTTCTGTTGAAATATTGTCTGAAGCACCTGCTGATGGTGAGGATGGATGGCAACCAGTTCAACGGCCAAGATCATCTGGTTCAAATGGCCAGCGGCTGAAGCAAAGACGAGCAACAATTGGTAAAGTTTATTATCAGAAAAAGAAAGTGGAATCTGACATAGACTATACTTATGGGAAGAGTAGTGATCAGAACAGTAGATATTATATTGTGAAGAAGAGAACAATATCCCATGGTGTTTATGCTGATGATCATAGTGTAAACATATCCCAAGGTACTAAATTTGGAAGGAAAGTGGTCAAAGCTGTTGCATACAGGGTGAAGTCCATGTCTGCATCTGATAAGACTACTGTAAAAGATTCATCAGAAATTGGTGACAAACTAATCAGTTCTTATTCACAACTTGGTTCAGTTTCATCACCAAATGATAATAGTACTATGAAGACTTCTATAGTTAGTATTGGGAAATCTCCTTCATACAAAGAAGTGGCAGTGGCTCCTCCTGGGACAATTTCCAAGTTGCAAATCTATAATCCTCAAAGTAACATTCCTGGTTTTGGCGTGGGCAAACATGAAGAGGAAGATTTTAGAATTCATTCAAATTCTGAACCAACCCCGGAAGAGGTAAAAAGTACATTAAAAGCGAAGGaaaaaaattctctctcaaattctTTGGATGATTCAAATCATACTAATGATTCTGAAAGGAAACAAACACAGTTTACTGATTCTGTTCAAGAAAATTTGGAGAGTGCTAAATGGGTTGATTCTGTGGATGTTGAGGTTCATGAAACAGTTGATAATATCATAATGATTGATGCAGTGGAGGATCATGTGGATTCTCATAAACTTGAGGTTGACACTAGCAACTCTGACTGTTTTGAACTCCCTAATCATACCATCTCACAAGAAGGTGAAGATTTAAGAGTCAGTGTTTCTCCATCAAGTCAGGGTGATTCCCAGGGCATCCCATATAAGAAGTTATCTGCATCTGCAGCTCCATTCAATCCGGCACCAGGCATTGCTCGAGCTGCACCAGTTGCCTTGAATGCAACACTTCCTTCTGCTTCTGGTGCTGTTCCGCCAATTGGCCCCTGGCCAGTAAATATGAATGTTCGCCATGGACCTGCTACCATGTTACCAGCAGTTACCCAAATGTGTTCGACTCCTCACCATGTATACCCATCTCCTCCACCTACACCAAACATGATACAACCATTGCCATTTATGTATCCTCCTTATACTCAGCCTCAATCAATACCATCCACCAATTTTCCAGTTACTAGTAGTGCATTTCATGTCAATCAGTTCACATGGCAATGTAGTATGAACCCGACTGCATCTAATTTTGGTCCCAATGCAGTATGGCCTGGTTGTCATCCGGTGGAATTTCCTCTTCTAGCGCCTAGCACCAAACCAATCCCTGATTCCATTTTGGAGCCACAAAAACAGTGTCATGTTTCAAAAAATTCTAGCTCAGCTTTTGTTCTGCCAGAGGGCACTAATAACGTTGGTGGATACAAGAAAGAGGTGCAACCTTTAGAATCAGAGACTAGCGAGGATGAAGTGGGTAGAGTTCACACAGAAAGTGTAAAGGAAAATGGGAATCCTAATTTTCATGGGTTTGAAAATGCTGGCGACAAACCCAATAATAACATTGGCTTGAGTAAGATCAGCAGAAATGAAAAGAACATAGATGGTGAGAAAACCTTCAGTATTTTGATTAGGGGAAGAAGAAACCGGAAGCAGACACTAAGAATGCCAATAAGTTTGCTAACTAGACCCAATAGCTCACAGTCATTCAAGGTTATTTATAACCGTGTAGTTAGAGGAAGTGATGTACCCAAGTCCATCAACTTATCTTCTGGAAGAGATTAG
- the LOC137831899 gene encoding protein REDUCED CHLOROPLAST COVERAGE 1-like isoform X1 — protein MAPRYSRAKAKGEKKKKEEKVLPVVMDITVNLPDETHVVLKGISTDKIIDVRRLLSVNTETCYITNFSLSHEVRGPQLKDTVDVLALKPCVLTLIEEDYDEDRAVTHVRRLLDIVACTTSFGHSSEAKNVNSHAPPPSAAAVDGDGEISHSCPRLGSFYEFFSLLHLTPPFQYIKKTVRRRVPEILEADHLFSFDVKLCNGKVVHVEACRNGFCSFGKQQIFSHNLVDLLTRLSRAFDTAYDDLLKAFSERNKFGNLPYGFRANTWLVPPAVAQSPSVFPPLPVEDENWGGNGGGLGRDGKFDLIPWAKEFSFIAFMPCKTAEERQIRDRKTFLLHTLFVDVAILRAIRAVKHVMEESDLQSSITENDIIFTDRVGDLSIRVMKDASVVNRKVDSKIDGVETTGINQKDLIQRNLLKGITADENTAAHDITTLGVVVVRYCGYVVAVKVEGGENENVNSSSYQSIELFDQPDGGANALNINCLRLLLNSAQLEKNRPNQMQMPETEELGVSQAFVERLIKESLSKLEEEEPGLDNFIRWELGACWIQHLQDHNTEKDKKPLLDKAKNEMKVEGLGKPFKSLKNNKNKSDLSVKLASENSKSHLACINGEPESALVPSVESKHETAAAENELVLKGLLSEAAFTRLIESGTGLHSKSMQELIDLSQKYYMDVALPKLVADFGSLELSPVDGRTLTDFMHTRGLRMRSLGHVVKLSEKLSHVQSLCIHEMIVRAFKHILQAVIAVVDKEKMAASIAAALNLLLGVPENRESDKSCKIHPLVWKWLEVFLKKRFDWDLSSLNYSDVRKFAILRGLCHKVGIEFVPRDLDMDCPIPFQKSDIVSLVPVHKQAACSSADGRQLLESSKTALDKGKLEDAVSYGTKALARLVAVCGPYHRMTAGAYSLLAVVLYHTGDFNQATIYQQKALDINERELGLDHPDTMKSYGDLAVFYYRLQHTELALKYVKRALYLLHLTCGPSHPNTAATYINVAMMEEGLGNVHVALRYLHKALKCNQRLLGPDHIQTAASYHAIAIALSLMEAYPLSVQHEQTTLQILRAKLGPDDLRTQDAAAWLEYFESKAIEQQEAARNGTQKPDTSIASKGHLSVSDLLDYINPSHDPKGRDIALRKRSQITKMRMESCQNIGSASSDESWKETPRETSDEVILIPGAGVAVDTDLETNSAPDSEQPILEKTSDEKQVSVEILSEAPADGEDGWQPVQRPRSSGSNGQRLKQRRATIGKVYYQKKKVESDIDYTYGKSSDQNSRYYIVKKRTISHGVYADDHSVNISQGTKFGRKVVKAVAYRVKSMSASDKTTVKDSSEIGDKLISSYSQLGSVSSPNDNSTMKTSIVSIGKSPSYKEVAVAPPGTISKLQIYNPQSNIPGFGVGKHEEEDFRIHSNSEPTPEEVKSTLKAKEKNSLSNSLDDSNHTNDSERKQTQFTDSVQENLESAKWVDSVDVEVHETVDNIIMIDAVEDHVDSHKLEVDTSNSDCFELPNHTISQEGEDLRVSVSPSSQGDSQGIPYKKLSASAAPFNPAPGIARAAPVALNATLPSASGAVPPIGPWPVNMNVRHGPATMLPAVTQMCSTPHHVYPSPPPTPNMIQPLPFMYPPYTQPQSIPSTNFPVTSSAFHVNQFTWQCSMNPTASNFGPNAVWPGCHPVEFPLLAPSTKPIPDSILEPQKQCHVSKNSSSAFVLPEGTNNVGGYKKEVQPLESETSEDEVGRVHTESVKENGNPNFHGFENAGDKPNNNIGLSKISRNEKNIDGEKTFSILIRGRRNRKQTLRMPISLLTRPNSSQSFKVIYNRVVRGSDVPKSINLSSGRD, from the exons ATGGCACCAAGATACAGTCGCGCAAAGGCCAAgggagagaagaagaagaaggaagaaaaag TTCTTCCTGTTGTAATGGATATCACTGTCAACCTCCCCGATGAAACACATGTTGTTCTCAAG GGGATATCAACAGACAAAATCATTGATGTTCGTCGGCTTTTATCGGTGAATACAGAGACTTGTTATATCACCAATTTTTCCCTATCTCACGAG gtGAGAGGACCGCAACTGAAGGACACGGTGGACGTGTTGGCACTGAAGCCATGCGTCCTCACTTTAATCgaag AGGATTATGACGAAGATAGAGCAGTGACCCACGTCAGACGGCTACTAGACATCGTGGCCTGCACGACGAGCTTCGGCCACTCGTCGGAGGCGAAGAATGTGAACTCTCACGCGCCGCCGCCATCGGCGGCAGCGGTTGACGGAGATGGCGAGATAAGCCACTCGTGCCCTAGGCTGGGGAGCTTCTACgagtttttctctcttttgcATCTCACTCCTCCTTTCCAAT ATATAAAGAAAACAGTGAGACGACGAGTTCCGGAGATATTAGAGGCGGATCATCTCTTCTCCTTTGAT GTGAAGCTATGTAACGGGAAAGTAGTCCACGTTGAAGCTTGCAGAAATGGATTTTGCAGTTTTGGAAAGCAGCAGATATTTAGTCATAACCTTGTTGATTTGTTAACACGGCTTAGTAGAGCTTTTGATACT GCGTATGATGATCTATTAAAAGCATTTTCAGAACGTAACAAG TTTGGGAATCTCCCTTATGGCTTCAGAGCCAACACATGGCTTGTTCCTCCTGCAGTGGCGCAATCACCGTCAGTTTTCCCTCCACTTCCTGTGGAGGATGAAAATTGGGGAGGAAATGGTGGCGGTCTAGGGAGGGATGGGAAATTTGATTTGATTCCTTGGGCAAAGGAGTTTTCATTTATTGCATTTATGCCTTGCAAGACAGCAGAAGAAAGGCAAATCCGTGATAGAAAAACGTTCCTTCTCCACACCTTATTTGTTGATGTAGCCATTTTGAGAGCTATTAGGGCTGTTAAACATGTAATGGAAGAGTCAGATTTACAGAGTTCTATTACagaaaatgatattattttcaCCGACAGAGTAGGTGACTTGAGTATTAGAGTAATGAAGGATGCTTCTGTCGTTAACCGCAAGGTTGATTCGAAAATTGATGGAGTTGAAACTACTGGAATAAATCAAAAGGATCTAATACAGAGAAATCTTCTGAAAGGAATTACTGCTGATGAGAATACCGCAGCCCAT GATATTACCACTTTAGGTGTTGTTGTTGTGAGATATTGTGGTTATGTGGTTGCTGTGAAAGTTGAGGGGGGAGAAAATGAAAATGTCAACTCTTCATCTTATCAAAGTATTGAATTGTTTGATCAACCAGATGGTGGTGCCAATGCACTCAACATTAACTG tTTAAGACTACTTCTCAACTCAGCACAGTTGGAGAAGAATAGACCCAATCAGATGCAAATGCCTGAGACTGAAGAGCTTGGAGTTTCTCAAGCTTTTGTGGAGAGGCTTATTAAAGAAAGCCTTTCTAAACTTGAGGAAGAGGAACCTGGTTTGGACAATTTCATAAGATGGGAACTTGGAGCATGCTGGATACAACATTTGCAAGACCACAATActgaaaaggataaaaaaccGTTGTTGGATAAGGCTAAGAATGAAATGAAGGTTGAGGGGCTAGGGAAACCCTTTAAATCCCtcaagaataataaaaataaatctgatCTTAGTGTGAAACTGGCATCTGAAAACTCCAAATCTCATCTGGCATGTATTAATGGAGAACCTGAAAGTGCTTTGGTGCCCTCGGTAGAATCCAAACATGAaacagcagcagcagaaaatgAGCTTGTGCTAAAGGGTTTGCTATCTGAAGCAGCTTTTACTCGGTTAATAGAATCAGGAACTGGACTTCACAGCAAG TCAATGCAAGAGCTGATTGACTTGTCTCAGAAATATTACATGGATGTTGCTCTCCCAAAGCTG GTTGCAGATTTTGGCTCATTGGAACTCTCTCCTGTGGACGGACGCACCTTAACTGATTTTATGCATACTAGGGGTCTACGTATGCGTTCTCTTGGACATGTT GTCAAGCTTTCTGAAAAACTATCACATGTACAATCACTTTGTATTCATGAGATGATAGTTCGAGCTTTCAAGCATATCCTGCAGGCAGTGATTGCAGTTGTTGACAAGGAGAAAATGGCTGCATCCATTGCTGCTGCATTGAATTTGCTGCTTGGTGTTCCTGAAAACAGAGAGTCAGATAAATCGTGCAAAATCCACCCCCTTGTATGGAAATGGCTAGAGGTATTTCTGAAGAAGCGATTTGATTGGGATCTTAGCAGCTTGAATTACAGTGATGTGAGGAAGTTTGCGATTTTGCGTGGCTTATGTCATAAG GTTGGGATTGAGTTTGTTCCAAGGGATCTTGATATGGATTGTCCAATTCCCTTCCAGAAATCTGATATTGTAAGCTTGGTCCCAGTTCACAAG CAAGCAGCATGCTCATCCGCAGATGGCAGGCAGCTATTAGAGTCATCAAAAACAGCTTTAGACAAGGGAAAGCTAGAAGATGCAGTTTCCTATGGAACAAAG GCTCTTGCCAGACTTGTAGCAGTTTGTGGCCCCTATCATCGGATGACAGCGGGAGCATACAGCTTACTTGCTGTAGTTTTATATCACACTGGAGACTTCAATCAG GCTACAATTTATCAACAAAAAGCTCTGGATATTAATGAGAGAGAGCTGGGTCTGGATCATCCAGATACTATGAAGAGTTATGGGGATCTTGCAGTTTTCTACTACAGACTTCAACATACAGAGCTGGCTCTGAA GTATGTAAAGCGCGctttatatcttctgcatctAACGTGTGGCCCATCTCATCCAAACACTGCTGCAACATACATTAACGTGGCTATGATGGAGGAAGGTCTTGGAAATGTACATGTCGCTCTTAGATATCTTCACAAAGCTCTAAAGTGCAACCAAAGATTACTTGGTCCAGATCATATTCAg ACTGCTGCAAGTTATCATGCAATAGCAATAGCACTCTCATTGATGGAAGCATATCCTTTGAGCGTACAGCATGAGCAAACAACATTGCAAATTCTGCGGGCAAAACTTGGTCCAGATGACTTGCGGACTCAG GATGCTGCTGCTTGGCTTGAGTATTTTGAGTCCAAGGCTATAGAACAACAAGAAGCTGCACGGAATGGTACTCAAAAGCCAGATACATCTATTGCTAGCAAAGGCCATCTAAG TGTGTCAGACTTGCTTGACTACATTAATCCAAGTCATGATCCCAAAGGGAGAGATATTGCACTAAGGAAAAGAAGCCAGATAACTAAG ATGAGGATGGAATCCTGCCAGAACATTGGCTCAGCAAGTTCTGATGAGTCATGGAAAGAAACTCCAAGAGAGACTTCAGATGAAGTAATACTCATACCTGGAGCAGGTGTTGCTGTAGATACTGATCTGGAGACCAACTCAGCACCTGATTCAGAACAGCCCATTTTAGAAAAGACCTCGGATGAAAAACAAGTTTCTGTTGAAATATTGTCTGAAGCACCTGCTGATGGTGAGGATGGATGGCAACCAGTTCAACGGCCAAGATCATCTGGTTCAAATGGCCAGCGGCTGAAGCAAAGACGAGCAACAATTGGTAAAGTTTATTATCAGAAAAAGAAAGTGGAATCTGACATAGACTATACTTATGGGAAGAGTAGTGATCAGAACAGTAGATATTATATTGTGAAGAAGAGAACAATATCCCATGGTGTTTATGCTGATGATCATAGTGTAAACATATCCCAAGGTACTAAATTTGGAAGGAAAGTGGTCAAAGCTGTTGCATACAGGGTGAAGTCCATGTCTGCATCTGATAAGACTACTGTAAAAGATTCATCAGAAATTGGTGACAAACTAATCAGTTCTTATTCACAACTTGGTTCAGTTTCATCACCAAATGATAATAGTACTATGAAGACTTCTATAGTTAGTATTGGGAAATCTCCTTCATACAAAGAAGTGGCAGTGGCTCCTCCTGGGACAATTTCCAAGTTGCAAATCTATAATCCTCAAAGTAACATTCCTGGTTTTGGCGTGGGCAAACATGAAGAGGAAGATTTTAGAATTCATTCAAATTCTGAACCAACCCCGGAAGAGGTAAAAAGTACATTAAAAGCGAAGGaaaaaaattctctctcaaattctTTGGATGATTCAAATCATACTAATGATTCTGAAAGGAAACAAACACAGTTTACTGATTCTGTTCAAGAAAATTTGGAGAGTGCTAAATGGGTTGATTCTGTGGATGTTGAGGTTCATGAAACAGTTGATAATATCATAATGATTGATGCAGTGGAGGATCATGTGGATTCTCATAAACTTGAGGTTGACACTAGCAACTCTGACTGTTTTGAACTCCCTAATCATACCATCTCACAAGAAGGTGAAGATTTAAGAGTCAGTGTTTCTCCATCAAGTCAGGGTGATTCCCAGGGCATCCCATATAAGAAGTTATCTGCATCTGCAGCTCCATTCAATCCGGCACCAGGCATTGCTCGAGCTGCACCAGTTGCCTTGAATGCAACACTTCCTTCTGCTTCTGGTGCTGTTCCGCCAATTGGCCCCTGGCCAGTAAATATGAATGTTCGCCATGGACCTGCTACCATGTTACCAGCAGTTACCCAAATGTGTTCGACTCCTCACCATGTATACCCATCTCCTCCACCTACACCAAACATGATACAACCATTGCCATTTATGTATCCTCCTTATACTCAGCCTCAATCAATACCATCCACCAATTTTCCAGTTACTAGTAGTGCATTTCATGTCAATCAGTTCACATGGCAATGTAGTATGAACCCGACTGCATCTAATTTTGGTCCCAATGCAGTATGGCCTGGTTGTCATCCGGTGGAATTTCCTCTTCTAGCGCCTAGCACCAAACCAATCCCTGATTCCATTTTGGAGCCACAAAAACAGTGTCATGTTTCAAAAAATTCTAGCTCAGCTTTTGTTCTGCCAGAGGGCACTAATAACGTTGGTGGATACAAGAAAGAGGTGCAACCTTTAGAATCAGAGACTAGCGAGGATGAAGTGGGTAGAGTTCACACAGAAAGTGTAAAGGAAAATGGGAATCCTAATTTTCATGGGTTTGAAAATGCTGGCGACAAACCCAATAATAACATTGGCTTGAGTAAGATCAGCAGAAATGAAAAGAACATAGATGGTGAGAAAACCTTCAGTATTTTGATTAGGGGAAGAAGAAACCGGAAGCAGACACTAAGAATGCCAATAAGTTTGCTAACTAGACCCAATAGCTCACAGTCATTCAAGGTTATTTATAACCGTGTAGTTAGAGGAAGTGATGTACCCAAGTCCATCAACTTATCTTCTGGAAGAGATTAG